Part of the Dreissena polymorpha isolate Duluth1 chromosome 12, UMN_Dpol_1.0, whole genome shotgun sequence genome, atATTTATGCTGAAAAGAAAACACTTTAAAGAAAATTGTTTACAATAGAAGTATCATGAATGTACATCTCTATAATGATACTAGTAATACATATTGCACAtttcataaaggcggaaagtcgTCCCAAATTcacctgtgcggacagcacatactaatctgggacgacacttaacccagatgcattcagcccagttttccaagagttAGGTTCATTTTAATAATAGTAATATGGCGTGATACTTGCTAGTGGCAATCGAATATATAATTGCAATGCACTTCAAAGTAATTCTTGGAATATGCATATATATGGCCTGATACTTCAGACTTAAATGGAACACACATATAAAACATATCCGTCTATTCGTAACATGTAGCCAAATTAATTACACGTCATTTCGTATTGTTCAAAGTATCTTAGATGTTAATAATTATCCCCAATGGATGCAGTTTTGTATTTCCCGTTATAGAACTTGAAAATGCATATTTGACTGATCATAAAGTGTCTATTCACGTctctaaaataaatacgtaaactCGAAATAACTGACGGTTTAAAGCTTCaaagaatattatttataaacaaatgatgtcaatttatttaaattttcactgaTATGTAGAGTATACCTTGCCAAGTAAAAGTAGTCAAAACTATGGAAAACCGAGCAAAAGTTTTCAAAAACTTAAGTTTAAAGAACAGGAAAAACTAAACGACAAAGCTAAACGACACACCAGTCAAGCTTGAAGTAACCGTTGTTCgtccccctcccaaaaaaaacacaacaaaaaacgTTATATTTCTATTCCTTGGTTGTGTTTGTACCGTAAATGGTAGCTCAATAGAAACTGAGTTGCATTCTAAATATTAATTTTCCGAGCACGTGCGGGGCCTGGTGTCACGTGAGATTATTGTGGGCGTATCAACATTCTCCCTTATGAAATGTCTAATAATTTAATGAAATGTTGCTTTCAAAAGTAAGTTCAGATCTATTGTACTGTACACATGGGATAATAAGATCATTTTCCCCAGGTAACATATTTcagacaaaaataattttaaatgaacattaaagccacacactttgaaatgaaagtaaatttaagtataaataagaattgATATAtgctaattaaaatatatctggtggtaacaaggtagaaattcgtctttttgcgctttataacttaaaaataattgcgtttgaaatggacgtatacgtctagaaatcctactttcggttttaaacgcGATACCGtttgcaaaataataaattacttgctaactaggctatagatttaattgtatctatgccaatcAGAATAtttctggtggttacaaggtagaaattcgtctttttgtgcgctttaaaacttaaaaataatctcGTTTGTCCaaatggacgtatacatatagaaatcttactttcggttttaaaatttaaaataaaaattaattacttgcttactaggctatatatttaatgacaattttgcacactttcaaattgcatctatatgtattgattaacatgtttttcattttaaggtgtgtggctttaaaaagGTTACAGTGAAAAcgcatctgcaagtgcaaaatatgactgggaaataTGTTTTTGGCCATTTCTGATCGGCATCTTGTAAATAAAGACTAAAATGCATTATGTTCATGTATTCATATTGTTTGATCTGGAATGATTGTATTTCAAtaagcccccccccccatattATGACCGAATAAGGgcttaattgctttccgacttaaaatATGACAACAATATCCTAGTGCTGCTCTAATTAAGCGAACTTATCAAGGTCAACATGTGgtggttgtgtgtgtgtgtatttgtaaacTAGAAATGTGAATTAAGCAAATAACATACATTGAACTGTTTACATTATTACACGTTAATGAAAAAcgcttaaatattattaaataaaacattttataataatgaaacagAAAAAATACATCAGTATAAACTTTCTACAATGCTTCCGCTGAATATGTTTTTAGTTTTAGTTCATGGACATTCTGCCATTTCTCTATTTTCGTCGTATCGATAGTGGGTACTAAACATTTCTTTAAGAAAGTAAAATAAAGTTGTTAATGCGATTGCAAATACCCTAGCTTTAGtcggtatattgttttgtttaaacctatttattttagctcgattgcgtcgaaagccttaggcttatataaacgctctcgagtccgtttcctgggcctagaaccagtacttggtgtctttgggggagatctaaagatcgCTCCTACAGTGgcgatcgaacccgtgacctcccggtcgcaaggcggacaccatatccattacaccacggcgacccaTATTGTTTCATATATGACCTCGCGTACTTCGATACAAATTTGTTTCTAATATGCCGTCGATAACTACCGGTACATgatatctgattttttttaaccGTATGCAATAATAAAGGCACCTTCAATCGTTCCATACATAAACTGTGAAAAGCACATTTTTTGTGATACACGATTGCCGATACCCAAAGATCGCTATGTTTGTGATGGATTTGACACATGGGTTATCAACAGGGACAGTGGTGACGCGccttttcaaattttaatttaaacccTTTTATATTATTTCGCTATTTCTTACGTATTCTCAAGTAAGTGTCTCCAAGTGATGCTTATTAAGTGCTAAATTATTTACTGTATCGTATTATCTTAATTGTGCGTTCAACTCAATgtgatttttttccagaaaaaaaattgAGTGATGTATTCAATTAAACCGGCATTCGCGCTATTTTCCGTATACTTtactttatttgtatttcaaaattGTAATCAATATTCTACAAAGTGTATTTGCAACCTGCTTTATTATCCTTACCTGTTCAGCTTTATACACAGGCAATTTGGCACTGCACTGGAACATAGGATTACTGCCCAAATGACTGATTGCATTTgctgctaaattgttgtgtacatttaaaattaacaacttgaaacaaaattatatttattaaagaaCAACAACATATTTCCAGCGTGAAACTACAGTGTATCATTGTAAAAACACACTATtactatatgtacatgtagcacAGGTTCGTACATATagttattgtgtgtgtgttttttttcaatgtaagaaaaataaagaaCGAACCGTATGATTGCGTGTATTTTGAACATGCAATGTTAAacttttacattattttcttaattCCTAGCAAAAAGTGCAGATAGTTAGCCTTTGGTGTCATGGGCTTCGTTATAGGGAAAGGTTTGTCAAGCGCATTTGAATAAGGATTTTCCCTGAAATTCTTTTATGTCATTGAAGCTACCTGTTGAATAGGCAGGCATTTCGAGTTTATTGTGAAAACTGTTTAGTACGGCAACACATATGTAAACATAATAATGTGAAACAGGTTTTATCTAAAGGTCAATAACATCTACTACAATGATAACATTTATGACTTAAATGTATTGGGTACCAGAGCAGCCCGAAAATAAATCAATTAGTAAGTGGTGTGTAGCCTACATTTGAAGTAATTTTTGAATCCGGGTCGTTTTGCCCTAAATCCCGTTCGCCCCCGAGTCGTTTCGCCccccgagtcgtttcgccctgggtcgtttcgcccttattcctgggtcgtttcgcccttatttTTATACGTTTAGCGATATTAAAGGATTTATCTTAGGCTTGTCAGAAGCTGAAtgggatattgtttaatacagtattatattatcttaattactgtttattttgtcttttgaaataaaacaaagtacaaagttatttatattgcatatatattgaTAGCTCTAATATGAATAATaagaatacacatgtataaacaaaacattcaatacaatgtcgaagcacacatacacaataatttgacatacattttattttatctaacatAAAACAACTGAGAAAATCACATCGAAATAcagatttcattttatatttattaatgaacaaaacattcaatCCAGTGTCGAAGCACACATACACACTAATTTGACATACATCTTATTTTACCTAACATAAAACAACTTAGCAAATCACATCAAAATTACATTGAACACAATGTGGTAGAATACACACACAATCAGTTGATATAAACTTTGTATTttacaacagtttttttttagttttgcttATTTTAATGTCCGTAACAGACTTCATCGTCTGTTTGATAACACTATCCACTTCACTCCCCAGACAATCCGACAACTAAGTCTGCCGTCATGTTGTCGGACGGCCCGTACAATCTGGACACGGACTTTAAGAAATGTGTTGTGGTTACTCCATTCCCCATGTATTTGTCCCACAGGGATTGTATCTTTTCCTCCAACTTGGTGCATTTGGTTTCGACATCACGATCCAGGTCGTCGGCAGCTACTGTGATAGCGACGATCTCTGCCTCAGTCATCAAGGTTGGTACAAGAACGTAGATGGAGCAGCCACCATATCTAACGGTAGTATTCAGCTTGTGGTGCCAACCTGAAATAAGGTGATACTCCTTGGCTGATATACCTAAACAGAAGACCCTGATATACACTGATAAGACCCGGTTTTCCATATGCACTACGCATTTTgaaagtctatgtagagctctatttccgcgttcatgtttttttttattatttgtattctaatttctatttaattgttataaattttgtataagcttatattttttactttaaatgagctatgaaagatattgaaaacagctgtctcctaatcagtaacaataccgtatttctcaccactaaaattacaataaacagataatctgtcagtcattcagagctgatgagggtactgattatcgaggagtagataaggctattactgataggggttgtatagagataaggctgtagtatggaatacttaaataaataaaaaatttaatttgttaatgctttacaatttaatatttaaataattaatgtataacCGTAACTcaacaaattttaaaaatgttggtaaat contains:
- the LOC127854217 gene encoding uncharacterized protein LOC127854217, whose translation is MADELCISCDRIVSPRQHAITCDLCDRWQHRTCDTGWHHKLNTTVRYGGCSIYVLVPTLMTEAEIVAITVAADDLDRDVETKCTKLEEKIQSLWDKYMGNGVTTTHFLKSVSRLYGPSDNMTADLVVGLSGE